The Streptomyces griseiscabiei genomic sequence TCCGCGGACCGTGCGGCCTTGGCGTCGGGCAGCCGTGAGGCGAGGACCTTCGCGTACTTGGTGAGGTCGTCCGGGTAGGAGACCGTGGTGGTGTCGGTGGTCTCGGGCGCGTTGCCCGTGCCGACGACCGTGAAGCCGGCCTCGCGCAGCTTCTCGGCGACGGCGGCGGCGCGCCCGGTGACCCCGGTGCCGTTGAGGACCTGGACCCGCACGGCGGACGCGTAGATCAGATCCTTCTTGGCCCGCGCCTGGAGCTTCTTCTTGTCCACCTCCTTGTCGCCGGCCAGCGAGGTGAACAGGTCGGCGGCCTGCGGGTACTGCCAGACGATGTTGGCCTTGTCGGCGGGGACGTCGGCCTCACGGGGGTAGTTGGGGACGGTGAGGAAGGTCAGCCGGTCGCTCGGGATGCCCTTCAGCTCGGAGGCGAGGTCGTAGAGCGGGTCGATGCCGGCGAGATCCTCGTCCGTGGTCAGGGACTTGGTTGCGGACTGCAGGAAGTCGTAGAGCGAAGGCGGGCTGGTCAGCTTGGACTTGGCCTTGGACGCCAGCGCCTCCATGAACTCCTGCTGCCGGCCGATGCGTCCGATGTCGGAGCCGTCGCCCACCGCGTAGCGGGTCCGTACATAGCCGAGGGCCTGCTCGCCCCGGACGGTCTGGCAGCCGGCTTCGATGTCGAGGCGGGCGTTCTCGTCCTTGATGGCCTGCTCGGGGCAGACCTCGATGCCCTCCAGGGCGTCGACCATCCCCTTGAAGCCCTGGAAGTCGACGGACATGAAGTTGTCGATGCGCAGTCCGGTGTTGGCCTCGACCGTACGGATCGAGCAGGCGGCGGCCCCGGCGACCTCGCCGCTCGAACCGCCGATCGCGAACGCCTCGTTGATCTTCGCCAGATGCGGGCCGGACGTGGTGCCGTCGCCCTTCTCGCAGGCCGATATCTCGACCCAGGAGTCGCGCGGGAACGACACCACGGTGGCCCACTCCCGGTTCGCGGGGATGTGCAGCACCATCAGCGTGTCCGACTGCATGGTGGTCAGGTCCTTGCCGTACTTGGCGTTGGCCCCGTCGCGGCTGTCCGAGCCGACGACCATGATGTTCTTCGACCCCGGGCTGAGATTGACCGGCCGGTCCCCGCCGAGCTTGCCGTCGACGTCGGCGCCCGTGATGTTGTTGTCCAGGTCCTTGTAGACCCAGGCACCGACACCGCCGGCACCGAGGACGAGCACGGCCGCGGTCCCCGCGAGCCAGCTCACCGTACGGCCGCGTCGTGTCAGCCGTGTCCCCCCGCCTCCGGCGCCCGCGCGCCGCCTTCCCGTACCGCTCACCGGCCCTGCCCCCGCCTCGGCCGCACCCGGCCGGTCGACTGCCCCCTGGTCGTCCGGTGGTCGTGATCACCGAACCCGCAGGACTCTACATGCATGTAGATATACGGATCGGTGCCGTACACGTCTCACCACGCCCCGTGTTCACGACGGCGTGCGCGAACGTCGCGGACGAACGTCACAGTGGCGTCGCAGCGTACAGAATGAGGACCATCGTCACGGCCGAGTTCGCCGAGGACATGGCCGACAGCGCCGCGCCGACGGCCGCTCCCCACGCGGCCAGCCCCACCGAGGTGAACACCGAGGGCAGGCTGCGCACCGCGGGCGGCGGACCGAGGAGCGCCGCGACCCGGCGCGGCACGGGTCCCGAGGCGGCGAAGCCGGCGAGTGTCGCCACCGGTGAACCGGCGGACACCAGCGCCGCCTTGCCGATCGCGCGCGCCACCACCCGGCGGCTGCCGACCGTGTGCGCCGCGTCCTCGTCCGCCCACCGCTCCGCCGTGTACGCCACGGCCGTGCCCAGGGGCCGCAGGAACGGGTTGGCACGCGCGGCCAGCCGGACGGCGAGCAGCAACCGGTGGTGCCGGGCGGCGAGATGGGCCCGCTCATGGGCGAACAGCGCCCGCCGCTCGGCCGGTTCCAGACACGCCAGCAGGGCCGTGCTCACCACGACCCGGTCGCGCCTGCCGCCGGGCAGCGCGTACGCGTACGGCGCCTCGTCGGGCAGGACGGCCACCTCCGTGCCGGGCAGCCCGGCCAGGGCCCGGTGGGCGCGGCGGCGGACCCGGCCGTGCCGCCCGAGGGCCCGGCCGCAGGCCAGCAGTACGGCGAGCAGCGCGGGGATGGCGAGGCGCCCGGCGACCTCGTCGTACGGGACGGCCGCG encodes the following:
- a CDS encoding LCP family protein, which encodes MSGTGRRRAGAGGGGTRLTRRGRTVSWLAGTAAVLVLGAGGVGAWVYKDLDNNITGADVDGKLGGDRPVNLSPGSKNIMVVGSDSRDGANAKYGKDLTTMQSDTLMVLHIPANREWATVVSFPRDSWVEISACEKGDGTTSGPHLAKINEAFAIGGSSGEVAGAAACSIRTVEANTGLRIDNFMSVDFQGFKGMVDALEGIEVCPEQAIKDENARLDIEAGCQTVRGEQALGYVRTRYAVGDGSDIGRIGRQQEFMEALASKAKSKLTSPPSLYDFLQSATKSLTTDEDLAGIDPLYDLASELKGIPSDRLTFLTVPNYPREADVPADKANIVWQYPQAADLFTSLAGDKEVDKKKLQARAKKDLIYASAVRVQVLNGTGVTGRAAAVAEKLREAGFTVVGTGNAPETTDTTTVSYPDDLTKYAKVLASRLPDAKAARSADAAAGVVTLVVGSDLDLEKLR
- a CDS encoding M56 family metallopeptidase; this encodes MGVFVFLPLVLPLTAWPIARLAEQRLHPRTATRLLTGVAVVMAVCSTVCLGLLMVVGTAQLPGNPLPDGWSDPEVRAAVPYDEVAGRLAIPALLAVLLACGRALGRHGRVRRRAHRALAGLPGTEVAVLPDEAPYAYALPGGRRDRVVVSTALLACLEPAERRALFAHERAHLAARHHRLLLAVRLAARANPFLRPLGTAVAYTAERWADEDAAHTVGSRRVVARAIGKAALVSAGSPVATLAGFAASGPVPRRVAALLGPPPAVRSLPSVFTSVGLAAWGAAVGAALSAMSSANSAVTMVLILYAATPL